One region of Zootoca vivipara chromosome 7, rZooViv1.1, whole genome shotgun sequence genomic DNA includes:
- the TLDC2 gene encoding TLD domain-containing protein 2 → MITENMKTPRCRYTRLPNLLEEALSSEPEESTEPENPVWTSTEFHEPVLNGQSNILHLEEIQKLAPHLPLRVTGHPWNLIYCTARDGFSLKTMYRSMSDLASPVLLIIRDTEGQIFGAFSSTAIHVSSCFYGNGETFLFSFTPQLKVFKWTGKNTFFMKGDADSLAIGGGSGKFGLWLDGDLNHGGSHPCETFNNETLSPKEEFLIRDLEVWALS, encoded by the exons ATGATCACAGAAAACATGAAAACTCCACGCTGTCGCTACACTCGTCTG CCCAACCTGCTGGAAGAAGCCCTGTCTTCAGAACCTGAGGAGTCTACTGAACCAGAGAACCCAGTCTGGACAAGCACAGAATTTCACGAGCCTGTGCTAAATGGGCAAAGCAACATCCTGCACTTAGAAGAAATCCAGAAG CTTGCACCACACCTCCCTCTACGAGTGACTGGACACCCATGGAACCTCATCTACTGTACAGCAAGGGATGGATTTAGCCTGAAGACTATGTACCGAAGCATGAGTGACTTAGCCTCTCCAGTGTTGTTGATTATCAGAGACACTGAAGGCCAG atatttggagcctTTTCTTCTACAGCCATCCATGTCAGCAGCTGCTTCTATGGCAATGGagaaacatttctcttttcctTCACCCCACAACTTAAG GTATTTAAGTGGACAGGTAAAAACACCTTCTTCATGAAAGGAGATGCAGACTCCTTAGCAATTGGTGGAGGCAG TGGCAAATTTGGATTGTGGCTAGATGGAGACCTGAACCATGGAGGAAGTCACCCCTGCGAGACATTCAACAATGAGACGTTATCTCCCAAAGAGGAATTCCTCATCAGAGACCTGGAAGTTTGGGCACTTTCCTAA